Proteins encoded by one window of Clostridium cagae:
- a CDS encoding N-acetylmuramoyl-L-alanine amidase family protein, whose translation MIKRMNKLTALLVAATAVASIVPTGVSAADYQRIESKDGTIYNAVAFKDGKFFVDGNVKDGDTDAAYYLNDGKYSELDNIDTGVDVDGIYANKYISVDGGDYYIDLETGKVIDEDLAENNLDDLAVSLRKQIKDKADDRYTTEHDDLKSVEDFTLLEGAKFTNAWYGVKYDGNNVYTDLKGNYIDADYNLGKIKVEVTTGSSTKSVTLNNTEDTEKSITDGQKVSAKITDAEVIGQDSNNIYRTATITIEAGTDTVSKINNVDVTAKDGKVEFKVIQKISKAQASDDIDGAKYAKTVSNYAVTDEKGADATAELADMSFNVVNGKLVAYKTTEANGKVTVEAKTVKFSTERGYTYTEIEDVDSEEGTAFDIDADGNMWLLDGGFVYKFDNEEDWDKVYKVDGSMDQMSVYNKDNMVVWNENDEVYSIIGSKEESSEQGWVQAEDGNWIFVKEDGTKAIGWVNDNGTWFYTNESGVMLTGWQNVNGTWYYLNPVSDGTRGAMKTGWINDNGTWYYTNASGAMQTGWQNVNGTWYFMQGSGAMKTGWLNDNGTWYYLNASGAMQTGWLNDNGTWYYLDGSGKMLSNTTVNGYVLGANGAWIR comes from the coding sequence ATGATAAAAAGAATGAATAAATTAACAGCTCTTTTAGTTGCTGCAACCGCTGTAGCTTCAATAGTTCCAACAGGGGTTAGCGCTGCTGACTACCAAAGAATAGAATCAAAAGACGGTACAATCTATAATGCAGTAGCATTTAAAGATGGAAAATTCTTCGTTGATGGTAATGTTAAAGATGGAGATACTGATGCTGCTTACTACTTAAATGATGGAAAGTATTCAGAATTAGATAACATTGACACTGGAGTAGATGTTGATGGAATATATGCTAACAAATACATTTCAGTTGACGGTGGAGATTACTACATCGATTTAGAAACTGGTAAAGTTATAGATGAAGATTTAGCAGAAAATAACTTAGACGATTTAGCAGTATCTTTAAGAAAACAAATTAAAGATAAAGCTGATGATAGATATACAACTGAACATGATGATTTAAAATCAGTTGAAGATTTCACTTTACTTGAAGGTGCAAAATTTACTAATGCTTGGTATGGCGTTAAATATGATGGAAACAATGTTTACACAGACCTTAAAGGAAATTATATAGATGCTGATTATAACTTAGGAAAAATTAAAGTTGAAGTTACAACTGGATCAAGTACAAAATCAGTTACTTTAAATAATACTGAAGATACTGAAAAATCAATTACAGATGGACAAAAAGTATCTGCTAAAATTACTGATGCAGAAGTAATTGGACAAGATTCTAATAACATCTACAGAACAGCAACTATAACAATAGAAGCTGGAACTGATACAGTATCAAAAATCAACAATGTTGATGTAACTGCTAAAGATGGTAAAGTAGAATTCAAAGTTATTCAAAAAATATCAAAAGCTCAAGCTTCTGATGATATAGATGGAGCTAAATATGCTAAAACAGTATCTAACTATGCTGTAACAGATGAAAAAGGTGCTGATGCAACTGCAGAATTAGCTGATATGTCATTCAATGTTGTTAATGGAAAATTAGTAGCTTACAAAACTACTGAAGCTAATGGAAAAGTAACTGTTGAAGCTAAAACTGTTAAATTCTCTACTGAAAGAGGATATACTTATACTGAAATCGAAGATGTAGATTCAGAAGAAGGAACAGCTTTTGATATCGACGCTGATGGTAACATGTGGTTATTAGATGGCGGATTTGTTTATAAATTTGACAATGAAGAAGATTGGGATAAAGTTTACAAAGTAGACGGATCAATGGATCAAATGTCAGTTTACAACAAAGATAACATGGTTGTTTGGAACGAAAATGATGAAGTTTACTCAATCATTGGAAGTAAAGAAGAGTCAAGTGAACAAGGATGGGTACAAGCAGAAGACGGAAACTGGATATTCGTTAAAGAAGATGGAACTAAAGCTATCGGTTGGGTTAATGATAATGGAACTTGGTTCTACACTAATGAATCAGGAGTTATGTTAACTGGATGGCAAAACGTTAATGGTACTTGGTACTACTTAAATCCAGTTTCAGACGGAACTAGAGGAGCTATGAAAACTGGTTGGATCAATGATAATGGAACTTGGTACTACACTAATGCATCAGGAGCTATGCAAACTGGATGGCAAAATGTTAATGGTACTTGGTACTTTATGCAAGGATCAGGAGCAATGAAGACTGGTTGGTTAAATGATAACGGAACTTGGTATTATTTAAATGCATCAGGAGCTATGCAAACTGGTTGGTTAAATGATAACGGAACTTGGTACTACTTAGATGGTT
- a CDS encoding cadherin-like beta sandwich domain-containing protein, whose protein sequence is MLILTVMITGIQLGNIKSASAVELNLGFVVEAGGANLDINKSSSNAYYTDEIDMSVSTINIKSSDTSYYKLEGVTSSSSGVKIASSTTNGITSYKIAITKYNDFNATIKVKDLGTQEVKSYNVTFKFKEENADTFKFNKIMIVASGSGGPMTLDLDYNSDGDDYYISGLGDDIDTAKVSIVDENGKAITSGVKITMDGKTGTFKLLGGENEILISRTVNGRTKTFKLVIAKKGSAKLKSLTGVTLSPRFDSETTDYTATVPTATDKVVLKPTAADNSSTIRINGVLVTSGANSQPISLKEGKNDITIRVTTKDGEVGVYNLEVTRTEAPRSSYLKYLKINSASLSPSFNKQTFDYTATVENKVTAVTITPTAEYATSTIKVNGKTVVSGGTTGYISLDEGSNEIEIKVTDAKGDTSTYDIVITRRYGKDNVKLSNLKSTEGTLSPKFDPETYLYTVKVDRAVGRTKIVFKAQNDKATIKVNGKEYTSAQESDYIDLKIGANLINIEVVAEDKKTTTLYRVSVIRDKIQAINEWVLSGDDWTFYDALGYQVKNKWVKYDNQWYFVNINGYMEKNGWLNESGEWYYLNGDGTMKTGWFKDNGYWYYLQGDGKMKNSGWGYYDKEWYMFGPNGMLETGWKQHKGNWYFLLDNGTMRRGWQYYDLNWYYLNDDGIMKRGWLYDGKNYYYLNNSGVMKTGWQRINSKDYYFDSSGKMKTGYIFLDGKWYNLGQDGSLN, encoded by the coding sequence TTGTTAATATTGACAGTTATGATAACAGGAATTCAACTTGGTAATATTAAATCTGCAAGTGCAGTGGAATTAAATTTAGGATTTGTTGTAGAAGCGGGTGGAGCTAATTTAGATATTAATAAGAGTTCTTCTAATGCTTATTATACGGATGAAATTGATATGTCAGTATCGACTATTAATATAAAATCAAGTGATACGTCATATTACAAATTAGAAGGGGTTACTTCTAGTTCGAGTGGGGTAAAAATTGCAAGTTCAACAACTAATGGGATTACAAGTTATAAAATAGCTATAACTAAATATAATGATTTTAATGCTACTATTAAAGTAAAAGATTTAGGAACTCAAGAAGTTAAATCTTATAATGTTACATTTAAATTTAAAGAAGAAAATGCTGATACATTTAAATTTAACAAAATCATGATAGTTGCATCTGGTAGTGGCGGACCAATGACTCTTGATTTAGACTATAATTCTGATGGTGATGATTACTATATCTCAGGTTTAGGTGACGATATAGACACTGCTAAAGTTAGTATTGTAGATGAAAATGGTAAGGCTATAACTTCAGGTGTTAAAATTACTATGGATGGTAAGACAGGTACATTTAAGTTATTAGGTGGGGAAAATGAAATACTTATAAGTAGAACAGTTAATGGGCGCACTAAGACATTTAAACTTGTAATTGCTAAAAAAGGCAGTGCTAAATTAAAGTCTTTAACAGGTGTAACATTATCACCTAGGTTTGATTCAGAAACTACAGATTATACAGCTACTGTTCCAACAGCAACAGATAAGGTTGTATTAAAACCAACAGCAGCAGATAATTCATCTACTATAAGAATAAATGGTGTTCTTGTAACTAGTGGAGCTAATAGTCAACCTATATCATTAAAAGAAGGTAAGAATGATATAACTATTAGAGTAACTACAAAAGATGGTGAAGTTGGAGTTTATAATTTAGAGGTTACTAGAACTGAAGCACCAAGAAGTTCTTACTTAAAATATTTAAAAATAAATTCAGCATCACTTTCACCATCATTTAATAAACAAACTTTTGATTATACAGCTACAGTTGAAAATAAAGTAACTGCTGTAACTATTACTCCAACAGCTGAATATGCTACATCAACTATTAAGGTTAATGGCAAAACTGTTGTAAGTGGAGGAACTACAGGTTATATTAGTTTAGATGAAGGTTCTAACGAAATAGAAATAAAAGTTACTGATGCTAAAGGTGATACTAGTACTTATGATATAGTTATTACAAGAAGATATGGAAAAGATAATGTGAAACTTTCAAATCTTAAGAGTACAGAAGGAACTTTATCACCAAAATTTGATCCAGAAACATATCTTTATACTGTAAAAGTGGACAGGGCTGTAGGAAGAACTAAAATTGTATTTAAAGCTCAAAATGATAAAGCAACTATAAAGGTAAATGGCAAGGAATATACAAGTGCACAAGAATCTGATTATATTGATTTAAAGATAGGTGCAAATCTTATTAATATTGAAGTTGTAGCAGAAGATAAGAAAACTACTACTTTATATAGGGTAAGTGTAATTAGAGATAAAATACAAGCTATTAATGAATGGGTTTTATCAGGTGATGATTGGACATTCTATGATGCATTAGGATATCAAGTAAAAAATAAGTGGGTTAAATATGATAATCAATGGTATTTTGTAAATATCAATGGATATATGGAAAAGAACGGCTGGCTTAACGAAAGTGGAGAATGGTACTATCTAAATGGAGATGGAACTATGAAAACTGGTTGGTTCAAGGATAATGGATATTGGTATTATCTTCAAGGCGATGGAAAGATGAAAAATTCTGGCTGGGGATATTATGATAAAGAATGGTACATGTTTGGACCTAATGGAATGTTAGAAACAGGTTGGAAACAACATAAAGGTAATTGGTATTTCTTATTAGACAACGGTACTATGAGAAGAGGCTGGCAATATTATGATTTAAATTGGTACTATTTAAATGATGATGGAATAATGAAAAGAGGCTGGCTATATGATGGAAAGAATTATTACTATTTAAATAATAGCGGTGTAATGAAGACCGGCTGGCAAAGAATAAATAGTAAAGATTATTACTTTGATTCTTCAGGAAAGATGAAGACAGGATATATATTCTTAGATGGTAAGTGGTATAACTTAGGACAAGATGGTTCGTTAAATTAA
- a CDS encoding cadherin-like beta sandwich domain-containing protein, whose translation MNKRLKRIIAIALTISAFSTIQPTKYMNLFATTAYAASSHISNLILNKTDTSNELKLYRDDEYDVSTEFRTSRSEYYAKTSLRSVNISCDTDSNYETYIFADSNKRSTAFESDEEVELGKGTTTLYVRTYKEGRFDKNNVKNDVVNEYEIHIERTSSGSSNNSSLYLSSISLDYGKISFSKTKTSYEVDVNSSVDEIEIKAKPSDKDYTVRIDGTKVKDSNGYEGTVDLKKGKNVIEVSVTDEDDNEKIYTLNVYRGGRDSSSSDSSNSGKEDNKQDPVYLDDLKLNNGDIKLDFNKKVTSYDVKVASNIDSVTIEVEPDDDEYDVTVDKKKVNSKNQRTVDLTLNKKNVIEVKVTNEDDEYRTYTLNITRGTVSSSNDNNSNNNPGTVTPGGTVTPGGGNNNSSSSNNNASTIKGKWVKTSNGNWQYYDANGIALKNQWFKDTNGKWYYLTEDGNMKTNWLKNNDKWYYLNYDGSMMTGWIKINGFWNYFNTDGAMLVGWYKIGDNWYYSNADGAMRTGWLQEGKTKYYLNDDGTMQKGQKTISGVNYNFDASGKLVE comes from the coding sequence ATGAATAAAAGATTAAAAAGAATTATTGCAATAGCACTTACAATTAGTGCATTTTCAACAATACAACCAACAAAATATATGAATTTATTTGCTACAACAGCATATGCTGCAAGCAGTCATATAAGTAATTTAATATTAAACAAAACAGATACATCAAATGAACTTAAGTTATATAGAGATGATGAGTATGATGTGAGTACAGAATTTAGAACTAGCAGAAGTGAGTATTATGCGAAGACTTCATTAAGAAGTGTTAATATAAGCTGTGATACAGATTCTAATTATGAAACTTATATTTTTGCAGATAGCAATAAAAGATCAACTGCTTTTGAATCAGATGAAGAAGTAGAACTTGGAAAAGGAACTACAACTTTATATGTAAGAACTTATAAAGAAGGACGTTTTGATAAGAACAATGTTAAAAATGATGTTGTAAATGAGTACGAAATTCATATAGAAAGAACTTCATCAGGTTCTTCAAATAATAGTAGTTTATATTTATCTAGTATTTCTTTAGACTATGGTAAAATATCTTTTTCCAAGACTAAGACAAGCTATGAGGTAGATGTAAATTCATCTGTTGATGAAATAGAAATTAAAGCTAAACCATCAGATAAAGATTATACTGTAAGAATAGATGGTACAAAAGTAAAAGATAGTAATGGATATGAGGGAACTGTAGATCTTAAAAAAGGTAAAAATGTCATTGAAGTTTCAGTAACTGATGAAGATGATAATGAAAAAATATATACATTAAATGTATATAGAGGTGGAAGAGATTCTTCAAGTTCAGATTCAAGTAATTCAGGAAAAGAAGATAATAAACAAGATCCAGTATATTTAGATGATTTAAAATTAAATAATGGAGATATTAAATTAGATTTTAATAAGAAAGTTACATCATATGATGTAAAAGTAGCATCTAATATAGATTCAGTGACAATAGAAGTTGAACCAGATGATGATGAATATGACGTAACAGTAGATAAGAAAAAAGTGAATTCTAAAAATCAAAGAACTGTTGATTTAACTTTAAATAAAAAAAATGTAATAGAAGTTAAGGTTACAAATGAAGATGATGAATATAGAACATATACTTTAAATATAACAAGAGGAACAGTTTCTTCATCAAATGATAATAATAGCAATAATAATCCAGGTACAGTAACACCTGGTGGAACTGTAACTCCAGGTGGTGGAAATAATAATAGTTCTTCATCAAATAATAATGCAAGTACTATTAAAGGTAAATGGGTTAAAACATCAAATGGAAATTGGCAATATTATGATGCTAATGGAATTGCTTTAAAGAATCAATGGTTCAAAGATACTAATGGAAAATGGTATTATTTAACAGAAGACGGAAATATGAAAACAAACTGGTTAAAGAACAATGATAAATGGTATTACTTAAATTATGATGGTTCAATGATGACTGGTTGGATTAAAATAAATGGGTTCTGGAATTATTTTAATACTGATGGAGCAATGTTAGTTGGTTGGTATAAAATAGGAGATAATTGGTACTACTCAAATGCTGATGGAGCTATGAGAACAGGTTGGTTACAAGAAGGAAAGACAAAATACTATTTAAATGATGATGGAACAATGCAAAAAGGACAAAAAACAATAAGTGGAGTTAATTATAACTTTGATGCTAGTGGTAAATTAGTAGAATAG